One Phalacrocorax aristotelis chromosome 11, bGulAri2.1, whole genome shotgun sequence DNA segment encodes these proteins:
- the ARR3 gene encoding arrestin-C isoform X1: protein MAEGAKVFKKTSPNGKLSIYLGRRDFVDHVESVDSVDGVCLIDPEYLKDRKVYVTLTCAFRYGRDDLDVIGLTFRKDLYVLTTQIFPPVPDQAPKTLTPLQEKLTKKLGENAYPFTFEIATNLPCSVTLQPGPDDVGKACGVDFEVKGFCAENLEEKIHKRNSVRLIIRKIQFAPMETGPAPKSETTRQFMMSDKPLHLEASLDKEIYYHGDPINVTVNINNTTNKIVKKIKISVDQITDVVLYSLDKYTKTVCTEEINENVAANSTFSKTYSITPTLLANREKRGLALDGKLKHEDTNLASSTILRPGMDKEVLGILVSYKVKVNLVVSRGGILGDLTSSDVGVELPVILMHPKPADARRTSSSRNSLAKNSRGRKMMKTRRRRLTRRKANLPPARTESHRAPVWDLDAHSVFPAAPHAVPPPQPSTRGAMLFP, encoded by the exons ATGGCAGAAGGAGCAAA GGTGTTCAAGAAGACCAGCCCCAACGGCAAG CTATCCATCTACCTGGGGAGGAGAGACTTTGTGGATCACGTGGAGTCAGTGGACTCTGTAG ATGGTGTCTGCTTGATCGACCCAGAGTACCTAAAGGACAGAAAAG TGTACGTGACGCTGACTTGCGCATTTCGCTACGGCCGAGATGACCTCGACGTTATCGGGTTGACCTTCAGGAAGGACCTCTATGTCCTGACTACCCAGATCTTCCCGCCAGTGCCGGACCAGGCACCCAAAACCCTCACTCCTTTGCAGGAGAAGCTGACAAAGAAGCTTGGGGAGAATGCCTACCCCTTCACCTTCGAG ATTGCCACCAACCTGCCCTGCTCGGTCACCCTCCAGCCGGGACCAGACGATGTGGGAAAG GCCTGCGGCGTCGACTTTGAGGTCAAAggattttgtgctgaaaacctGGAGGAGAAAATTCACAAGAG GAACTCCGTGCGCCTCATCATCCGCAAGATTCAGTTTGCACCCATGGAGACAGGCCCAGCCCCCAAGTCGGAGACCACCCGGCAGTTCATGATGTCCGACAAGCCCCTGCACCTCGAAGCCTCCCTGGATAAGGAG ATCTACTACCACGGAGACCCCATCAACGTGACCGTCAACATCAACAACACCACCAACAAgattgtgaaaaaaattaagatctcag TTGATCAGATCACAGATGTGGTCCTCTATTCGCTGGATAAATACACGAAGACTGTGTGCACTGAGGAGATAAA TGAGAACGTGGCGGCCAACTCTACCTTCTCCAAAACGTACTCCATCACCCCCACGCTCTTGGCCAACCGTGAGAAGCGAGGCCTCGCTCTTGATGGCAAGCTCAAGCATGAGGACACCAACCTGGCTTCCTCCACCAT CCTGAGACCCGGCATGGACAAGGAGGTATTAGGCATCCTGGTGTCCTACAAAGTGAAGGTCAACCTGGTGGTGTCTCGAGGAGG CATCCTGGGGGATCTCACTTCCAG TGACGTGGGTGTCGAGCTGCCTGTCATCCTGATGCACCCGAAGCCTGCGGACG CGAGGAGGACATCGTCATCGAGGAATTCGCTCGCCAAAAACTCAAGGGGGAGAAAGATGATGAAGACGAGAAGGAGGAGGCTGACAAGGAGGAAAGCTAACCTGCCGCCTGCTCGCACGGAGAGCCACCGCGCCCCGGTTTGGGACCTAGATGCCCATAGCGTGTTCCCCGCTGCACCGCATGCGGTGCCGCCGCCTCAGCCCTCTACGCGCGGTGCGATGTTATTCCCCTAG
- the ARR3 gene encoding arrestin-C isoform X2: MAEGAKVFKKTSPNGKLSIYLGRRDFVDHVESVDSVDGVCLIDPEYLKDRKVYVTLTCAFRYGRDDLDVIGLTFRKDLYVLTTQIFPPVPDQAPKTLTPLQEKLTKKLGENAYPFTFEIATNLPCSVTLQPGPDDVGKACGVDFEVKGFCAENLEEKIHKRNSVRLIIRKIQFAPMETGPAPKSETTRQFMMSDKPLHLEASLDKEIYYHGDPINVTVNINNTTNKIVKKIKISVDQITDVVLYSLDKYTKTVCTEEINENVAANSTFSKTYSITPTLLANREKRGLALDGKLKHEDTNLASSTILRPGMDKEVLGILVSYKVKVNLVVSRGGDVGVELPVILMHPKPADARRTSSSRNSLAKNSRGRKMMKTRRRRLTRRKANLPPARTESHRAPVWDLDAHSVFPAAPHAVPPPQPSTRGAMLFP, from the exons ATGGCAGAAGGAGCAAA GGTGTTCAAGAAGACCAGCCCCAACGGCAAG CTATCCATCTACCTGGGGAGGAGAGACTTTGTGGATCACGTGGAGTCAGTGGACTCTGTAG ATGGTGTCTGCTTGATCGACCCAGAGTACCTAAAGGACAGAAAAG TGTACGTGACGCTGACTTGCGCATTTCGCTACGGCCGAGATGACCTCGACGTTATCGGGTTGACCTTCAGGAAGGACCTCTATGTCCTGACTACCCAGATCTTCCCGCCAGTGCCGGACCAGGCACCCAAAACCCTCACTCCTTTGCAGGAGAAGCTGACAAAGAAGCTTGGGGAGAATGCCTACCCCTTCACCTTCGAG ATTGCCACCAACCTGCCCTGCTCGGTCACCCTCCAGCCGGGACCAGACGATGTGGGAAAG GCCTGCGGCGTCGACTTTGAGGTCAAAggattttgtgctgaaaacctGGAGGAGAAAATTCACAAGAG GAACTCCGTGCGCCTCATCATCCGCAAGATTCAGTTTGCACCCATGGAGACAGGCCCAGCCCCCAAGTCGGAGACCACCCGGCAGTTCATGATGTCCGACAAGCCCCTGCACCTCGAAGCCTCCCTGGATAAGGAG ATCTACTACCACGGAGACCCCATCAACGTGACCGTCAACATCAACAACACCACCAACAAgattgtgaaaaaaattaagatctcag TTGATCAGATCACAGATGTGGTCCTCTATTCGCTGGATAAATACACGAAGACTGTGTGCACTGAGGAGATAAA TGAGAACGTGGCGGCCAACTCTACCTTCTCCAAAACGTACTCCATCACCCCCACGCTCTTGGCCAACCGTGAGAAGCGAGGCCTCGCTCTTGATGGCAAGCTCAAGCATGAGGACACCAACCTGGCTTCCTCCACCAT CCTGAGACCCGGCATGGACAAGGAGGTATTAGGCATCCTGGTGTCCTACAAAGTGAAGGTCAACCTGGTGGTGTCTCGAGGAGG TGACGTGGGTGTCGAGCTGCCTGTCATCCTGATGCACCCGAAGCCTGCGGACG CGAGGAGGACATCGTCATCGAGGAATTCGCTCGCCAAAAACTCAAGGGGGAGAAAGATGATGAAGACGAGAAGGAGGAGGCTGACAAGGAGGAAAGCTAACCTGCCGCCTGCTCGCACGGAGAGCCACCGCGCCCCGGTTTGGGACCTAGATGCCCATAGCGTGTTCCCCGCTGCACCGCATGCGGTGCCGCCGCCTCAGCCCTCTACGCGCGGTGCGATGTTATTCCCCTAG
- the ARR3 gene encoding arrestin-C isoform X3 encodes MAEGAKVFKKTSPNGKLSIYLGRRDFVDHVESVDSVDGVCLIDPEYLKDRKVYVTLTCAFRYGRDDLDVIGLTFRKDLYVLTTQIFPPVPDQAPKTLTPLQEKLTKKLGENAYPFTFEIATNLPCSVTLQPGPDDVGKACGVDFEVKGFCAENLEEKIHKRNSVRLIIRKIQFAPMETGPAPKSETTRQFMMSDKPLHLEASLDKEIYYHGDPINVTVNINNTTNKIVKKIKISVDQITDVVLYSLDKYTKTVCTEEINENVAANSTFSKTYSITPTLLANREKRGLALDGKLKHEDTNLASSTILRPGMDKEVLGILVSYKVKVNLVVSRGGILGDLTSSDVGVELPVILMHPKPADGKPSSEEDIVIEEFARQKLKGEKDDEDEKEEADKEES; translated from the exons ATGGCAGAAGGAGCAAA GGTGTTCAAGAAGACCAGCCCCAACGGCAAG CTATCCATCTACCTGGGGAGGAGAGACTTTGTGGATCACGTGGAGTCAGTGGACTCTGTAG ATGGTGTCTGCTTGATCGACCCAGAGTACCTAAAGGACAGAAAAG TGTACGTGACGCTGACTTGCGCATTTCGCTACGGCCGAGATGACCTCGACGTTATCGGGTTGACCTTCAGGAAGGACCTCTATGTCCTGACTACCCAGATCTTCCCGCCAGTGCCGGACCAGGCACCCAAAACCCTCACTCCTTTGCAGGAGAAGCTGACAAAGAAGCTTGGGGAGAATGCCTACCCCTTCACCTTCGAG ATTGCCACCAACCTGCCCTGCTCGGTCACCCTCCAGCCGGGACCAGACGATGTGGGAAAG GCCTGCGGCGTCGACTTTGAGGTCAAAggattttgtgctgaaaacctGGAGGAGAAAATTCACAAGAG GAACTCCGTGCGCCTCATCATCCGCAAGATTCAGTTTGCACCCATGGAGACAGGCCCAGCCCCCAAGTCGGAGACCACCCGGCAGTTCATGATGTCCGACAAGCCCCTGCACCTCGAAGCCTCCCTGGATAAGGAG ATCTACTACCACGGAGACCCCATCAACGTGACCGTCAACATCAACAACACCACCAACAAgattgtgaaaaaaattaagatctcag TTGATCAGATCACAGATGTGGTCCTCTATTCGCTGGATAAATACACGAAGACTGTGTGCACTGAGGAGATAAA TGAGAACGTGGCGGCCAACTCTACCTTCTCCAAAACGTACTCCATCACCCCCACGCTCTTGGCCAACCGTGAGAAGCGAGGCCTCGCTCTTGATGGCAAGCTCAAGCATGAGGACACCAACCTGGCTTCCTCCACCAT CCTGAGACCCGGCATGGACAAGGAGGTATTAGGCATCCTGGTGTCCTACAAAGTGAAGGTCAACCTGGTGGTGTCTCGAGGAGG CATCCTGGGGGATCTCACTTCCAG TGACGTGGGTGTCGAGCTGCCTGTCATCCTGATGCACCCGAAGCCTGCGGACGGTAAG CCTTCCAGCGAGGAGGACATCGTCATCGAGGAATTCGCTCGCCAAAAACTCAAGGGGGAGAAAGATGATGAAGACGAGAAGGAGGAGGCTGACAAGGAGGAAAGCTAA